The following DNA comes from Palaemon carinicauda isolate YSFRI2023 chromosome 27, ASM3689809v2, whole genome shotgun sequence.
attgtttgtctaagagatccaacgctatcctatagttcgcggtggttacacttagggattttacgatcctaagcggatccctgcctaaagtccccaacagatatgtgaatttagatacatcatccaaatctgctcttcgatccacatgtatcgtaaagagctctcgatatgaagcatattcctgcacttccccttcaaacgtggggagaggcagcggtttcaatctggggagggaaacattccccGTCGAAGTGACTTTCACTCTATCAATTCGATTATACAGAAGGGTAGAAGCTTGCGTAGCTTCTCCTaatgtgtgcctgattcgggcttctaaaCCAGGTTCTAGTTTAACAGATTGTTTCTTgtacagctctcttagctgtctttCCTCCTCTTGCAATTGCGTGACTAGATTTTGGTACACGGATTCAGAGTTGGTCTTAACTAACGCACGCTGAGTTTCAACCAGTAAGTCTAGTATGAGGGCCATCGATGCCTCGATGtatacgatcgtggccaccgccattttgactgGCTTTACTCTATTTCGGGGGCTTCGGCAAACTAGGAAGGAACAGAATTAGGTTTAAGTTACGAAGAACCGGGCACAAAAGACTAGAGTCACACGCGGTCGGTCGCACAACGGGACACTGAGGGCTTTGTTTAGTCTCTCCCTCTATCTCCTATTAGGGTTACTCTAAAGACCATACCTCATTGAATTTCCTTTCAAGCTCTGGAAAGCACTtgtcatccggttcgaaggaccaaatgtcgtgaattttctccgacttattggaattaatgattctaggcccgatggaataggctgatgacaagaccttgaagagatttgctttccaaaactattcaggattcaataaaatatgatcacaattttcaagTTTATTACACAAATAATCATTTATTTGATAGAGAAATACCACACAATGACACTTTAAGCTAATTTAgaaatagaactgtcacccttaggaggtctgcaacatgtgctcatgaaacacagagtccacgttggacaAAATAAGACTAAGTTTttgtaattacaacaattattcccTGGTAAATCATATACCAAGGTCCATAGGCGTATTCTGatgcataaaactaatccccagtccctgggatgacaattttacagatcgaTACAAAGTTATATACAAAACTCaaaaaaggaaccgacctggtatcacggTGGCTTGGAGACGGAGACACTAACAATATAGTTTAACTTTCTGGGTTGGATgtttaggcaggaatgaacgagcgtcgtgctgTACAGCTCTGAGGAAAACTAtgatctcccgcgctaactaaagtgtccttgtgagattCGAGGGAACTCAtacattatttattcaataaggggtttgataaagcttctttatcgaccacaagacagagaaacaatcaaagtcttacttcagatcaaagggtaaacttaatagttcggctgaaggccataatttgccgtaatacAACAAGCtggagagtccttggctctaaacatatacatcgatatttttgttgtggtaaaccagtacaatatcatttttgtaattcgtaaataataaatactttgtctctctgacacccgctccttcccaaccaggtggttgaaatttatgccacaataccgtcacaTATTGGACAACACTCATTCGCAGAAAGACCCACAATTTCTTccaatcttaccccaatttaatgcaacgttcgtggagttaaatggcggggatttcgaatgatcagttagaaactcccgacatcctccacacccgaaatgaAGGGGCGATGAAACGTGGTTACTCCTCGGGGGAggagtaaccactccaagactctgctaggctcgttgcgtagcgctccacaacgactctaactgagtacacacaatatacatcaacagaaatattaccctggggcaatcaactcttacaagtgtacacacagaatggcaatgcagaaaaaaaatgtactcagacatataatacatacatgaatcaataAATAGAAATGCAAGTAGGCAATGTGCCTGCAATAATATCtcaaataagcaatgtatacatgtACAATCATAAATTGAATAAACTTTTTCATACATATTAAATCATAAGGCAATCTGTCCTTAATCGATCAAGGGAATTACCCTTCCCACACTGCCACACCTTGGCAATTACTCTAGGGGAaacaagcggggggggggggtgctggttCTGTACAATGCTCAACTTGTATGTACGGGAGAGACCCTCCCATCCCGGTACTCTACACCagacgcacttccaacctctgtggattcaaactcacctacacttacttctttccaccctccctacctaccagaaggGACTCTCCCATTTTCATTTACTGTTTGTAGTTATGAGTTATATGTCCTCATTTTGAAGTAATCGTTCCATCAAATCTCGCTGCTTCGCAGCAGCCTTTCTCAGTGAGCGTGCGGAACGTCCTTTTGCGCCCGTTGTCTCTGATTCTACGTCACTTTCACTCATCTCACTTAccgtattgttatcactatttgcGTCACTACCTAAGACCTCTGTGGCTGGTTGTCGAGATGTGGTAGCCTTAACCATCTCCTGGTTGTCCCTAGACGTTtcaacgatccctggcattcctgctggcAAACTGTACGCAAACTCGTCTTTGACGTCGCCatcgtcttctccaacaccatcatcgtcatccgagggggcaatttccaggggaaccaggtggctaacaGCTCGCAGGGACACGACATCCTCGAATAGCACCTTggctgaacgcacgactccgtcgtcgtcagaaTATgactccacgacacgtccaagtgTCCACGTAGCCCTTTTTTGATTGTCTTGCTTGACCAGCATgacgtctccggggtgcagcttggaaggttccccagatcgacagtcgtgtctggctctcaaggcactcaaataCTCTTTTCTCTTCTTCTCTCGGAAGGCTTCCAAAGAGTCTGTCAGCTTCATATAATGATCACGGAGCTTTCGGGAAGTGAAGGTTACATTAAggtggtcgtctggcaagatcggtgccTTGAGGTTGATTGGGCTTCCTCTCACTAAATGGGAGGGGGTAAGGACCTCATCCTCGCACCTGTCGCTGCTGTACATTAGAGTCCTGTTACTAACCACCGCCTCGGCCTCCTTCACTAATGTTAGTACATGGGCGTCCAgcaggtacttcttcccgagggctatctggaggacaCGTTTTGTCACTCTGATTAGGCAAACGAAGAACCCACCATTCCAAGGTGCACAAGGCGTCTGAAAACGCCATTCaattccagttttcctcaggaactgctggacttcatcctcttcataaagtccctgaaggaggttgctggcagtcttgaacgtttgatgattatcaGATGTGACGAAAAAAGGAGCACCGTGGGTAGCACAAAAACGACGTAAGGCTAAGACAAAAtcctccgcttccagggaggggcagaaatcgaggtacacagccctgctggccatgcaagtcacgatcagtatgtagcctggccgcgtttcagtctgtatggccgctatgtggtccactccgactgctgtaaagggcTTCGTTAGGTTGATCCTTCCCTTCGGTAGGGGGGTGGTGGGGGCTGTCTCAAGAGGGGCTGGAAATCTAGCACGCATTTTGGACACTGCCGCACGGTTTGcctcgcaatggaacgtaggcccggcGACCAGCTTTTcagtcgaaagatacccattagtgtattcacaccacaatgtaaatgcaaactatgcaaatatcttagataggccctaactaagtgccctttggctggcaaaagaatcaaatgtttcatttcctctacttgggacactcgtcccctagtgcaaattaacttattatctaacactagatttaattctctgacaaaattagtaacttcacgagggggtctgactccaccctccaagtaagcataaactgtaggcaaataatgtttttgctctaattgaacaacaatactgaacggatgccgttttaaTTTGGCAAATTTTAGGATTATCCTAGTAACTCTCAATAAGAATCAGAACTATTTCCCTcagtagaatttcccatatctctcctggtggaacaggtcttatttcctccctcatttcttgTACCGCCACCACTACGGTTCTTTCATTGGTTGGATCGTCCTCCTTGTAAGGAATAGGCTCTCCCGTGGTCCTTAGGAACTCTGGACCATTCCGCCAAAGAGTGTTTCGTAGCAATTGTTGCgttgttgctcctctggacaggacatcagcaggattctgtttgcttgggacatGGCTTAGGCTGAAACGGCACcccctgatgaaaaaaaaaacaatttccgccACTCTATTAGATATGAACACATTTTTGTTGTCCTTGGCATCCGGAGATACTActcatgccaacgtgaccttactgtcggtccacatgactatctctcgtggctctatcagccctttGAGTGTCCTGGCTAATCTAcagcctaacaacaatgctaatagtcctagcttgggaattgtcaacttgttcatcccctttggagtgatccttattttactagtgagtaggcttacttgattgcaattgtccctagtatatgctactgcgccATAtaccttactgctggcatcggtgaataaaTGAAGCTCTAAACCTTTCTTGCCTAccgctcttggaaatgtgatgttgCTTACCGCTTCCAATTCacacaacaactcactcgcttctctagcttttTCTCTctttaacacatcatcccaacctacgttATCCTCCCGAAGTCgttggaggaaaagctttcctcgaacaaataatgggcttatcaagcccAGAGAATCATAAATGaagaccaacatggaaagtacctTATGCTACGTAGGTACCCAcccctcccccaattcactgattctcttactctctttcacacacaattggtcgacgtctcgggcccatcgcagcccaagtacgttcacattcacctgctcactccactgcttctcgctatcgaaggctaagttattggacgcccacccttctaaaggcataccagccccttttaagatcttgttgacagattcatgctcctgcctcatgctctctacatcCTTGAAAGTACTAAGATAATTATATACGTAAATGGACttcgccaaatctggcctaccttccctctCGAAATGACAATTTAGAACTTGTtgcaacaaaaagaaaaaacagactcaccgtgatgccgaacaccacgactctaaaggcgaaggtgagcgctcgacctgctacctcgcgccacagaagtcgtgtgtatttggcatcacggggatctaacaagacatggtggaaggccttgctgatgtcggctatCATGCCATATTCGTTCAATATGAAccttataagcaaatgatatgctaattctactagattggggcAGGGTCAGAGGCATTCATTCAATGATTTATGACCCTTAgattttgctgaggcattaaacacgattctgaggggggtcgtgcggctatctttcttaattccaaaatgtggCATGTAATACTCTTCaatcttgggttcctttacttctgatataaagcctgcttctagatacttatttatcactccctgatattgatcaaaatattccctgtccttcctgaacttagtttgcaacaattctaactgcgctacagtgtttcgatagttcgtatctggcctagcatccgacccgaatggtaggctaacctgatatccctcaggcttctttaCGACACTTTGCGACACCTTCCGCATGGCTTCCGCTTCGTGAACAGTATATTGCTCTGAGGGGGCGATGTCAACACGGTCCAAATGCCACCAttcatctacgtcaaactggtttGGTTCACTCGCAATTCTACAAACACTGAGCGTTttcacatgttcgatcttttttccttccaatagccactgcggcactttcccatatggcgacataccattatgggtcaggaaaagacTTATCCCATCAACTTTCTTGATACgtatgatgaagtagctaaaataatcagccccaactaaaatgtggaCTTTTTCAACTCATTTGACTTATTCTCTGGATCGGTCAACgtgactcccttactcaacagatgctgtctaacTTGTACATAACTAgagttatgtattgggacgtcaatGTTCTCGTGTGCTACCAGCTTCATTCGTACTACTCTTCTTCTTATCTCTACCCTACAGCTTACTACttcatattgtccgcttatttctgcggagccaaacggAGCTATGTTCAACGCTACACTTCCTACCACCGGTATGCCTAATTGCCTCACAGTTTTCGCAGATATGAAGCTTTTTTGGCTTCCCGTATCAagaaataagcggactcgcttactaccttgcttatgATTGATTTCAGCCATAGCCCTTGGCAAGATTGTACATATGAGGTCTACGTTGGACATCTGTGtgatctttgcacttttgcactgtttggattccactttatctttagatggacggGAGGCAGTTTAGTGCTGTCAAGatgtcgcatttactacggggcgggatgttgtagactgactactactactacttggggCTGAAGTGGAGGGAACTGATTGCGGTCATTTTCCCgcattataattatcacaaatggctgtgttgTGGTTACCATTACAATTCTTACAAGAGTTAGAGACGGGACACTAATCACTTCGATGACCAAACTTAGTGCAATTAAAAAACAGGCCCTTCTTTAGCAAAATGCGACATCTGGCAGCCACGTCAGTAACTTGgcggcatccgtgaggcgggtgccgttcgttacaaaagggacaagaataATTCTATACTGGTTTCGACTTCGCTCTTACACTGACGTCTACTCTcttgtcaggttcaagtttatctcctcgttgcaaggcatCGACCTCGAGCATTCTAATAATGAAATGGATCGCATCGAAGAATTCATCTAGCGTATAGTCACACTTTCTCAGATGCTCAACTAAtttcctgtagagcttcccttctgacaaCTTTTGATCAATGAGGCTCATGACAATACCATGGCCTATATATTACTACTTAGCTTCTTGATCTGctcaattatgattgttaattcaaAACGAAACCTTTTCAACTCTACAGGATCTAAGGAGCGTACAAAGATATTAACCAACTTTCTGTGCAGAATTACGAGTGTCTGATGgacattaccatattgtttgtctaagagATCCACCGCTATCCTATAGTTCAcggcggttacacttagggattttacgatcctaagcggatccctgcctaaagtccccaacagatatgtgaatttagatacatcatccaaatctgctcttcgatccacatgtattgtaaagagctctcgatatgaagcatattccttcacttccccttcaaacgtgggtaGAGGCAGCGGTTTCAATCTGGGGAGGGAAACAATCCACGTCAAAGGTACTTTCACTCTATCAATTCGATTATAAAGAAGGGTAGAAGCTCGCGTAGCTTCTCCTaatgtgtgcctgattcgggcttctaaaccaggttctagtttaacagatttttttttgtacagctctcttagctgtcaTTCCTCCTCTTGCAATTGCGTGACCAGATTCTGGTGCACAGATTCAGAGTAGGTCTCAACTAACGCAAGCTGCGTTTCAACCAGTAAGGTTACTCTGAGGCCCATCGATGCCTCGATGtgtacgatcgtggccaccgccattttgcCTGGCTTTACTCTATTTCGG
Coding sequences within:
- the LOC137620987 gene encoding uncharacterized protein, whose product is MRARFPAPLETAPTTPLPKGRINLTKPFTAVGVDHIAAIQTETRPGYILIVTCMASRAVYLDFCPSLEAEDFVLALRRFCATHGAPFFVTSDNHQTFKTASNLLQGLYEEDEVQQFLRKTGIEWRFQTPCAPWNGGFFVCLIRVTKRVLQIALGKKYLLDAHVLTLVKEAEAVVSNRTLMYSSDRCEDEVLTPSHLVRGSPINLKAPILPDDHLNVTFTSRKLRDHYMKLTDSLEAFREKKRKEYLSALRARHDCRSGEPSKLHPGDVMLVKQDNQKRATWTLGRVVESYSDDDGVVRSAKVLFEDVVSLRAVSHLVPLEIAPSDDDDGVGEDDGDVKDEFAYSLPAGMPGIVETSRDNQEMVKATTSRQPATEVLGSDANSDNNTVSEMSESDVESETTGAKGRSARSLRKAAAKQRDLMERLLQNEDI